The Daucus carota subsp. sativus chromosome 2, DH1 v3.0, whole genome shotgun sequence genome includes a window with the following:
- the LOC135150188 gene encoding delta(12)-fatty-acid desaturase FAD2-like: MMKQELDSPVKRSSRSPHMKPPFTLGDIKKAVPPHCFERSVIRSLSRLLVDVIIFFSLYYIVATYILTSELVLSSRLYFVTSCIIYSALQGCIMARFWAIGHECGHNGFSDYKWLDDTVGFIVHSVVLFPYFSFKYSHHRHHLRTGSLEEEEFDIPLLKSQVPLVFKYLKNPLARLLVIAAVLMVAVPLYLLVNFRGRAYDQLASHFDPYSPIFSHKQRVHVLLSDAGCITVIYVLYTLALSRGFTWVVFIYIGPYLFQNAMLIIVALLQHRNPLVPYYNSSEWEWLKGSLATIDRDFGILNTVFLQHPNTHVAHHLFPKMPHYHAVEATKAFKPVLGEYYQYDYTPFYKALWSTVSDCVYVEEDEQNKGIYWYNSKF, from the coding sequence ATGATGAAACAAGAACTGGATTCTCCGGTGAAAAGATCATCAAGATCTCCCCACATGAAACCTCCCTTCACTTTGGGTGATATTAAGAAAGCAGTCCCTCCGCATTGCTTTGAGCGTTCTGTCATTCGCTCTTTGTCACGCCTCCTGGTAGATGTCATTATTTTCTTCTCGCTTTACTATATTGTGGCGACGTATATCTTAACGTCAGAATTAGTACTGTCTTCTAGATTATATTTTGTTACGTCTTGTATTATTTACTCTGCACTTCAAGGATGCATTATGGCTCGATTTTGGGCCATAGGTCATGAATGCGGACACAATGGCTTCAGTGACTACAAATGGCTGGATGACACAGTTGGATTTATCGTCCACTCTGTCGTCCTGTTTCCTTATTTTTCGTTTAAGTACAGTCACCATCGCCATCACTTGAGAACCGGATCTCTTGAAGAAGAGGAATTTGATATCCCTTTACTCAAGTCTCAAGTTCCTCTGGTTTTCAAATACCTCAAAAATCCACTAGCAAGACTCTTGGTTATTGCTGCAGTTCTAATGGTGGCTGTGCCTCTGTACTTGCTTGTCAACTTCCGTGGTCGAGCTTATGATCAATTGGCCTCCCATTTTGATCCTTATAGTcccatattttcacataaacaACGCGTTCATGTCCTGCTTTCTGATGCTGGATGCATTACCGTGATCTATGTACTATACACTCTTGCTCTTTCGAGAGGGTTCACATGGGTCGTTTTCATTTACATCGGACCATACCTATTTCAAAATGCTATGCTTATCATAGTAGCATTACTTCAACATAGAAACCCTCTTGTACCTTACTACAATTCCTCCGAGTGGGAATGGTTAAAGGGTTCTTTGGCTACCATTGATCGCGATTTTGGAATTCTCAACACGGTGTTCCTGCAACATCCTAATACTCATGTAGCACACCATCTCTTTCCGAAAATGCCACATTATCATGCAGTGGAAGCTACCAAAGCATTTAAGCCTGTATTGGGGGAGTATTATCAATATGATTACACCCCTTTCTATAAGGCACTCTGGAGTACTGTGAGTGATTGTGTCTATGTCGAGgaagatgaacaaaacaaaggGATATACTGGTATAACAGTAAATTCTGA